The following proteins come from a genomic window of Diorhabda carinulata isolate Delta chromosome X, icDioCari1.1, whole genome shotgun sequence:
- the LOC130902353 gene encoding vacuolar protein sorting-associated protein VTA1 homolog — protein MVKFPPVPAEVKPIAHLLKLADEHDERNIVIAYWARMAACLLALQLVPTKKSPQTAELIRSLLDWLEQVKKANADNEGITSDTIAQSLIEEYALRLFNYADHQDREQIFNKNTIKTFYKAGILMDVLDQFGPLPDDIREKRKYAKWKAAYIHNCLKAGDTPLPGPPRPFNSQEDDGIVHNSQLTDEELATFTKYTGPVNFDEARKPKVDTSPPPDDLIPFNPPKPLLPPDNSNFNPAPAPSPVTPQIPTNTLPSDTPQDPSPFDSTPSIPSSSQVSTPASISTPPVKPTPTGYIPTPEVIQKAQKYSKFATSALNYDDTKNAIDYLQKAMNLLQFGKEE, from the exons ATGGTAAAATTTCCTCCTGTACCGGCAGAGGTTAAACCGATAGCTCATCTATTAAAATTAGCCGATGAACATGACGAAAGAAATATAGTTATAGCTTATTGGG CTCGTATGGCAGCTTGTTTATTAGCCCTTCAACTAGTACCAACCAAAAAGAGTCCACAAACTGCAGAATTAATACGAAGTTTACTGGATTGGTTAGAACAGGTTAAAAAAGCTAATGCAGATAACGAGGGAATAACAAGTGATACCATAGCACAATCCCTTATAGAAGAATATGCTTTACGTTTGTTCAATTATGCTGACCATCAGGATCGTGAGCAGATATTTaacaa AAACACcatcaaaactttttataaagcAGGTATATTGATGGATGTTTTGGATCAATTTGGTCCTCTTCCTGATGATATAagagaaaaacgaaaatatgCTAAATGGAAGGCTGCTTACATTCACAATTGTCTTAAAGCTGGAGATACTCCATTACCAGGTCCTCCCAGACCTTTCAATTCACAAGAAGATGACGGCATTGTTCATAATAGCCAGTTGACTGATGAGGAACTAGCTACGTTCACTAAATACACAGGACCTGTGAATTTTGATG aagCCAGGAAACCGAAAGTGGATACATCTCCTCCACCAGATGATCTAATTCCATTCAACCCACCGAAACCGTTACTACCACCagataattcaaattttaatccTGCTCCAGCTCCATCTCCAGTAACTCCGCAGATTCCTACAAACACTCTACCTTCTGACACTCCGCAAGATCCATCTCCATTTGATTCGACTCCTTCTATACCATCTTCTTCACAAGTTTCTACACCAGCTAGCATTTCTACACCCCCAGTTAAACCTACCCCTACCGGTTACATACCGACCCCGGAAGTAATACAGAAAGcacaaaaatattctaaatttgcaACATCAGCTTTGAATTATGATGATACCAAGAATGCTATTGATTATCTTCAGAAAGCCATGAATTTACTCCAGTTTGGTAAAGAAGagtaa